In Candidatus Omnitrophota bacterium, a single genomic region encodes these proteins:
- a CDS encoding class I SAM-dependent methyltransferase, translating into MKIRESGMPEESWWESFFHPAAILNKMELTSDCCNAAEFGCGYGTFSIAAAQIISGKLFAIDLEPEMIQITREKAAIHNLTNIVCMQRDFVQEGTGLPECSINYVMLFNILHAEQPDVLLREAWRILVPGKKLGIIHWNYDPSTPRGPSMEIRPRPEQCRVWAEAVGYQSQTKDPIDLPPYHYGWLLTKPLNLI; encoded by the coding sequence ATGAAAATTCGTGAAAGCGGAATGCCGGAAGAATCCTGGTGGGAGTCGTTTTTCCATCCCGCAGCCATCTTGAATAAGATGGAACTTACATCGGATTGTTGCAATGCGGCGGAATTCGGCTGTGGATATGGGACGTTTTCGATCGCTGCCGCCCAAATCATTTCCGGGAAATTATTCGCCATTGACCTTGAACCGGAAATGATCCAAATCACTCGGGAAAAAGCCGCCATCCATAACCTGACCAACATTGTCTGCATGCAAAGAGATTTTGTGCAGGAAGGAACGGGATTGCCTGAGTGCAGCATCAATTATGTTATGCTGTTCAATATCCTCCATGCGGAGCAACCCGATGTCTTACTGCGGGAAGCGTGGAGAATTTTAGTTCCGGGCAAAAAGTTAGGAATTATTCATTGGAATTATGATCCCTCAACGCCGCGTGGTCCCTCGATGGAAATACGCCCTCGGCCGGAGCAATGCCGCGTTTGGGCAGAAGCTGTCGGTTATCAATCTCAAACCAAGGATCCCATCGATTTGCCGCCATATCATTACGGATGGCTGTTAACCAAACCGCTAAACCTAATTTGA
- a CDS encoding DsrE family protein has product MKLGIVISQTDPETVYNVLRLALYSLQQGDEVRIFLSGKGVEIDRIEDAKFDVKAQAQKVLDAGGEFLACGTCLKLRHSEGSEICPLSTLKDQYEIVRDSDKLVTI; this is encoded by the coding sequence ATGAAACTCGGCATCGTTATATCTCAAACAGATCCCGAAACCGTATATAATGTATTGCGTTTGGCTCTTTACAGTTTACAACAAGGGGATGAAGTTCGAATTTTTCTCTCAGGAAAAGGCGTGGAGATCGATCGGATTGAAGATGCAAAATTTGATGTAAAAGCCCAGGCGCAAAAGGTATTGGATGCCGGAGGAGAGTTTCTTGCCTGTGGAACCTGCTTGAAACTTCGTCATTCCGAAGGGTCGGAGATCTGCCCATTATCCACCCTCAAAGACCAATACGAAATCGTGCGCGATTCCGACAAACTCGTAACGATTTGA